In Oryza sativa Japonica Group chromosome 3, ASM3414082v1, one DNA window encodes the following:
- the LOC4332534 gene encoding uncharacterized protein isoform X1, translated as MASTSAASSSSSKYAKHRRIGEEEEEEEEEAGEAEEELERFDDFTIASSWERFISEIEAICRQWLADGPNILTQKGAESVPSFDNLYVVKRELKHGKRVYCMEYHFMKSAKGKHSYWDDDTHSMQLSFGVYEFLIIAPLSASGVVLDDPESTKLLSSVAIALSNCGSNWPAFVPVHDPSRKAYIGIQNLGTVFTRRFEADRIGSQVPIRLMHLEGLHELFLSKFVLSSTDFPARVKVIFSMKLTYRTPEYDYYNEETLVSEANESIAESEVANHPKKQWDDDCSWAEWYSAEDPVKGFELTAIWGERVFEETLEMAEVENASSFDADRWLLHPIVSPYMVDDSIGKFVGFASQLQLLVKAFESSAEAQFLEDFVAADTSGQENSKSTVTVPPPSVVDRVMKDLFNDEVGNSNYVEAENKYGRAMKGAPSDSLFAQFCLHALWFGNCHIRAIAVLWIDFVREIRWCWEESERLPRMKSTSSIDLCTCLIHQKLHMLAICIERKKSLSREKGTDHAHEDGISNSVAQNKTRKGSAGVVPSMMLLNTFQEMHAPYTQDALLMTEDMHEERLHAAEAFGNAVGLSGQLERDVLSSDMSAFKAANPDAVFEDFIRWHSPGDWVSEDGAEDSSGWPPKGRLSQRMSEHGNMWRKIWNDAPALPVSEQKFLLDPIREGEKVIHYLETLRPQQLLEQMVCTVFKSSADILNRTTYGGFKLMKTKMDQLYATLASTLKSLQGKSDISDLSDDLKRLCQVFEHIEKLLILATSVHRKLIDAPRLSQAIFADYFNYYLPKMGTSLESVCYEKEFTAKEKVGMHERDAVSNLFPPPTANQSWRKVLSMGNLLNGHEPIQREIVFSVIERISNGHYSSPTPLSTDEQIETHRMYISGTSNDLWVALSVTSWD; from the exons atggcttctacttccgccgcctcctcctcctcctccaagtaCGCGAAGCACCGGCGGAtcggggaggaagaggaggaggaggaggaggaagcggggGAGGCCGAAGAGGAG CTAGAGCGGTTTGACGATTTCACTATTGCTTCATCATGGGAGAG GTTTATATCTGAGATAGAGGCAATTTGCCGTCAATGGCTTGCTGATGGCCCAAATATCTTGACg CAAAAAGGTGCAGAGAGTGTGCCTTCCTTCGATAACTTGTATGTGGTCAAACGTGAATTGAAGCATGGGAAAAGAGTTTATTGTATGGAATATCATTTCATGAAATCTGCAAAAG GGAAACATTCATACTGGGACGATGATACACATAGTATGCAGCTCTCTTTTGGAGTATATGAGTTTCTG ATTATTGCTCCCTTGAGTGCCAGTGGTGTGGTGCTTGATGATCCTGAATCAACTAAGCTTTTGAGTTCAGTAGCAATTGCTCTGTCTAATTGTGGAAG CAATTGGCCAGCCTTTGTACCAGTGCATGACCCTTCACGTAAAGCATATATAGGAATCCAAAATTTGGGAACTGTATTTACTCGAAGATTTGAAGCTGATCGTATTGGTAGCCAGGTTCCGATACGACTCATGCATCTGGAGGGGTTACACGAGCTGTTTCTATCAAAATTT GTCCTATCCTCTACAGATTTTCCTGCAAGGGTAAAGGTAATCTTCTCCATGAAGCTTACCTACAGGACTCCTGAATATGATTACTATAACGAGGAAACTTTGGTGTCCGAAGCTAACGAGTCAATAGCAGAAAGCGAAGTTGCAAACCACCCAAAAAAACAATGGGATGATGATTGCTCTTGGGCAGAGTGGTATTCTGCTGAGGATCCAGTCAAAG GTTTTGAGTTGACTGCCATTTGGGGAGAGAGAGTGTTTGAAGAGACCCTTGAGATGGCTGAGGTGGAAAATGCTTCGTCATTTGATGCTGATCGTTGGCTTCTTCACCCAATTGTATCTCCATACAT GGTTGATGATTCTATTGGAAAGTTTGTGGGGTTTGCATCGCAGCTGCAACTTCTGGTAAAAGCATTTGAATCATCAGCAGAGGCACAGTTTTTGGAAGATTTTGTTGCAG CAGATACTTCAGGCCAGGAAAATTCAAAATCTACCGTCACTGTACCTCCACCATCTGTTGTTGATCGTGTTATGAAAGATCTTTTCAATGATG AGGTTGGGAACTCGAATTATGTGGAAGCAGAAAATAAGTATGGCCGCGCTATGAAAGGAGCACCTTCAGATTCACTCTTTGCCCAATTCTGTTTGCATGCTCTGTGGTTCGGCAACTGCCATATACGAG caATAGCAGTCCTGTGGATTGACTTTGTTCGTGAAATTCGTTGGTGCTGGGAGGAATCAGAGCGATTGCCGAGGATGAAGAGCACTTCTAGTATCGACCTCTGTACTTGTCTGATACACCAAAAGTTGCATATG CTTGCAATATGCATTGAGAGAAAGAAATCATTGAGTCGCGAGAAGGGTACTGATCATGCACATGAAGATGGTATTTCAAATAGCGTG GCACAAAATAAGACTCGTAAAGGATCAGCAGGTGTCGTCCCCTCAATGATGCTTCTGAATACATTTCAAGAAATGCATGCACCATATACTCAG GATGCACTTTTGATGACTGAAGATATGCATGAAGAAAGGCTCCATGCTGCTGAAGCTTTTGGCAATGCTGTT GGATTATCTGGTCAATTGGAACGAGATGTATTATCTTCTG ATATGTCTGCTTTTAAAGCTGCAAATCCAGATGCTGTTTTTGAAGATTTTATTCGGTGGCACTCTCCTGGTGACTGGGTGAGTGAGGACGGAGCAGAGGATTCTTCAGGTTGGCCACCCAAAGGAAGGCTTTCTCAGCGTATGTCTGAACATGGGAATATGTGGCGTAAAATCTGGAATGACGCTCCTGCTTTACCTGTCTCTGAACAGAAATTTCTGCTTGATCCTATTCGAGAGGGAGAAAAG GTAATTCATTACCTTGAAACTTTAAGACCACAGCAGCTCCTTGAGCAAATGGTCTGCACTGTGTTCAAATCGTCAGCAGACATACTGAACAGAACCACATATGGTGGCTTTAAATTAATGAAGACTAAAATGGATCAGCTATATGCTACGTTGGCTTCAACATTGAAGTCTCTCCAAG GTAAATCTGACATCAGTGATTTGTCTGATGACTTGAAGCGGCTTTGTCAAGTTTTCGAGCACATTGAGAAGTTACTTATTCTTGCTACTTCAGTCCACCGAAAACTTATTGATGCTCCACGTCTGTCTCAAGCAATTTTCGCTGACTACTTCAATTACTATCTACCAAAAATGGGCACTAGCTTGGAAAGTGTTTGCTATGAGAAG GAATTCACTGCTAAGGAAAAGGTGGGGATGCATGAGAGAGATGCTGTATCAAATCTGTTTCCTCCTCCAACTGCTAACCAATCATGGAGGAAAGTTTTGAGCATGGGAAATCTTTTAAACGGTCATGAACCCATACAAAGAGAAATTGTATTCTCTGTCATTGAAAGAATTAGCAATGGCCACTATTCGAGCCCAACCCCATTAAGTACAGATGAACAGATTGAGACACATCGGATGTATATATCTGGGACGTCCAATGATCTTTGGGTTGCATTATCTGTGACATCCTGGGATTGA
- the LOC4332535 gene encoding gamma-interferon-responsive lysosomal thiol protein isoform X1, producing the protein MAAGPRGRLLLVALVSAAAVVAGALLPGCAAAAAAGEKVPLALYYETLCPYCSRFIVNHLAGIFEDGIVDAVDLRLVPYGNAHVVGANNTISCQHGSEECFLNTVEACAIDAWPDLRVHFRFIYCVEDLVVNHKQREWESCFGKLNLDPKPVTDCYKGERGHQLSLKYGRQTDALQPPHKYVPWVVVDGQPLYEDYENFEAYICKAYKGHPPKVCEGLARPPTPTVLEVAEAVNRVSYYDSGDIRLKPDEDGHAKIKKVVPDDDD; encoded by the exons atggccgccggtccACGCGGCCGCCTCCTGCTCGTCGCGCTCGTGTCGGCCGCGGCCGTCGTGGCCGGCGCGCTACTGCCGGggtgcgccgcggcggcggcggcgggggagaaggTGCCACTCGCGCTCTACTACGAGACGCTGTGCCCGTACTGCTCGCGGTTCATCGTCAACCACCTCGCCGGGATCTTCGAGGACGGGatcgtcgacgccgtcgacctCCGCCTCGTCCCATACGGCAACGCCCACGTCGTCGGCGCCAACAACACCATCTCTTGCCAG CATGGAAGCGAGGAGTGCTTCCTGAACACCGTGGAGGCTTGCGCCATCGATGCATGGCCggatttg AGAGTGCATTTCCGTTTCATCTACTGCGTGGAGGACCTGGTGGTGAACCACAAGCAACGGGAGTGGGAATCCTGCTTCGGGAAGCTCAACCTCGATCCCAAGCCTGTCACCGACTGCTACAAGGGCGAACGCGGCCACCAG CTCTCGCTCAAGTATGGAAGACAGACTGACGCTTTGCAGCCTCCCCACAAGTACGTTCCCTGGGTGGTCGTCGACGGTCAGCCGCTCTACGAG gattacGAGAACTTCGAGGCTTACATCTGCAAGGCCTACAAGGGCCATCCTCCCAAGGTGTGCGAGGGGCTGGCCCGTCCTCCGACTCCGACTGTGCTTGAGGTAGCGGAGGCAGTCAATAGAGTCAGCTATTACGACTCCGGTGATATCAGGCTTAAGCCTGATGAAGATGGCCACGCCAAGATCAAGAAGGTGGTTCCAGATGATGATGATTGA
- the LOC4332534 gene encoding uncharacterized protein isoform X3: MWPCCLHASILLRCHVAPFWIIAPLSASGVVLDDPESTKLLSSVAIALSNCGSNWPAFVPVHDPSRKAYIGIQNLGTVFTRRFEADRIGSQVPIRLMHLEGLHELFLSKFVLSSTDFPARVKVIFSMKLTYRTPEYDYYNEETLVSEANESIAESEVANHPKKQWDDDCSWAEWYSAEDPVKGFELTAIWGERVFEETLEMAEVENASSFDADRWLLHPIVSPYMVDDSIGKFVGFASQLQLLVKAFESSAEAQFLEDFVAADTSGQENSKSTVTVPPPSVVDRVMKDLFNDEVGNSNYVEAENKYGRAMKGAPSDSLFAQFCLHALWFGNCHIRAIAVLWIDFVREIRWCWEESERLPRMKSTSSIDLCTCLIHQKLHMLAICIERKKSLSREKGTDHAHEDGISNSVAQNKTRKGSAGVVPSMMLLNTFQEMHAPYTQDALLMTEDMHEERLHAAEAFGNAVGLSGQLERDVLSSDMSAFKAANPDAVFEDFIRWHSPGDWVSEDGAEDSSGWPPKGRLSQRMSEHGNMWRKIWNDAPALPVSEQKFLLDPIREGEKVIHYLETLRPQQLLEQMVCTVFKSSADILNRTTYGGFKLMKTKMDQLYATLASTLKSLQGKSDISDLSDDLKRLCQVFEHIEKLLILATSVHRKLIDAPRLSQAIFADYFNYYLPKMGTSLESVCYEKEFTAKEKVGMHERDAVSNLFPPPTANQSWRKVLSMGNLLNGHEPIQREIVFSVIERISNGHYSSPTPLSTDEQIETHRMYISGTSNDLWVALSVTSWD, translated from the exons ATGTGGCCTTGTTGCTTGCACGCAAGTATACTCCTCAGATGCCATGTGGCGCCTTTTTGG ATTATTGCTCCCTTGAGTGCCAGTGGTGTGGTGCTTGATGATCCTGAATCAACTAAGCTTTTGAGTTCAGTAGCAATTGCTCTGTCTAATTGTGGAAG CAATTGGCCAGCCTTTGTACCAGTGCATGACCCTTCACGTAAAGCATATATAGGAATCCAAAATTTGGGAACTGTATTTACTCGAAGATTTGAAGCTGATCGTATTGGTAGCCAGGTTCCGATACGACTCATGCATCTGGAGGGGTTACACGAGCTGTTTCTATCAAAATTT GTCCTATCCTCTACAGATTTTCCTGCAAGGGTAAAGGTAATCTTCTCCATGAAGCTTACCTACAGGACTCCTGAATATGATTACTATAACGAGGAAACTTTGGTGTCCGAAGCTAACGAGTCAATAGCAGAAAGCGAAGTTGCAAACCACCCAAAAAAACAATGGGATGATGATTGCTCTTGGGCAGAGTGGTATTCTGCTGAGGATCCAGTCAAAG GTTTTGAGTTGACTGCCATTTGGGGAGAGAGAGTGTTTGAAGAGACCCTTGAGATGGCTGAGGTGGAAAATGCTTCGTCATTTGATGCTGATCGTTGGCTTCTTCACCCAATTGTATCTCCATACAT GGTTGATGATTCTATTGGAAAGTTTGTGGGGTTTGCATCGCAGCTGCAACTTCTGGTAAAAGCATTTGAATCATCAGCAGAGGCACAGTTTTTGGAAGATTTTGTTGCAG CAGATACTTCAGGCCAGGAAAATTCAAAATCTACCGTCACTGTACCTCCACCATCTGTTGTTGATCGTGTTATGAAAGATCTTTTCAATGATG AGGTTGGGAACTCGAATTATGTGGAAGCAGAAAATAAGTATGGCCGCGCTATGAAAGGAGCACCTTCAGATTCACTCTTTGCCCAATTCTGTTTGCATGCTCTGTGGTTCGGCAACTGCCATATACGAG caATAGCAGTCCTGTGGATTGACTTTGTTCGTGAAATTCGTTGGTGCTGGGAGGAATCAGAGCGATTGCCGAGGATGAAGAGCACTTCTAGTATCGACCTCTGTACTTGTCTGATACACCAAAAGTTGCATATG CTTGCAATATGCATTGAGAGAAAGAAATCATTGAGTCGCGAGAAGGGTACTGATCATGCACATGAAGATGGTATTTCAAATAGCGTG GCACAAAATAAGACTCGTAAAGGATCAGCAGGTGTCGTCCCCTCAATGATGCTTCTGAATACATTTCAAGAAATGCATGCACCATATACTCAG GATGCACTTTTGATGACTGAAGATATGCATGAAGAAAGGCTCCATGCTGCTGAAGCTTTTGGCAATGCTGTT GGATTATCTGGTCAATTGGAACGAGATGTATTATCTTCTG ATATGTCTGCTTTTAAAGCTGCAAATCCAGATGCTGTTTTTGAAGATTTTATTCGGTGGCACTCTCCTGGTGACTGGGTGAGTGAGGACGGAGCAGAGGATTCTTCAGGTTGGCCACCCAAAGGAAGGCTTTCTCAGCGTATGTCTGAACATGGGAATATGTGGCGTAAAATCTGGAATGACGCTCCTGCTTTACCTGTCTCTGAACAGAAATTTCTGCTTGATCCTATTCGAGAGGGAGAAAAG GTAATTCATTACCTTGAAACTTTAAGACCACAGCAGCTCCTTGAGCAAATGGTCTGCACTGTGTTCAAATCGTCAGCAGACATACTGAACAGAACCACATATGGTGGCTTTAAATTAATGAAGACTAAAATGGATCAGCTATATGCTACGTTGGCTTCAACATTGAAGTCTCTCCAAG GTAAATCTGACATCAGTGATTTGTCTGATGACTTGAAGCGGCTTTGTCAAGTTTTCGAGCACATTGAGAAGTTACTTATTCTTGCTACTTCAGTCCACCGAAAACTTATTGATGCTCCACGTCTGTCTCAAGCAATTTTCGCTGACTACTTCAATTACTATCTACCAAAAATGGGCACTAGCTTGGAAAGTGTTTGCTATGAGAAG GAATTCACTGCTAAGGAAAAGGTGGGGATGCATGAGAGAGATGCTGTATCAAATCTGTTTCCTCCTCCAACTGCTAACCAATCATGGAGGAAAGTTTTGAGCATGGGAAATCTTTTAAACGGTCATGAACCCATACAAAGAGAAATTGTATTCTCTGTCATTGAAAGAATTAGCAATGGCCACTATTCGAGCCCAACCCCATTAAGTACAGATGAACAGATTGAGACACATCGGATGTATATATCTGGGACGTCCAATGATCTTTGGGTTGCATTATCTGTGACATCCTGGGATTGA
- the LOC4332535 gene encoding gamma-interferon-responsive lysosomal thiol protein isoform X2 produces MAAIRRFRPALLLAAILLLAAGAVEGKKGGKVDVALYYESLCPYSAMFVVGSLAKVFRDGLLDAVDLSLVPYGNARVKDGKISCQHGSEECFLNTVEACAIDAWPDLRVHFRFIYCVEDLVVNHKQREWESCFGKLNLDPKPVTDCYKGERGHQLSLKYGRQTDALQPPHKYVPWVVVDGQPLYEDYENFEAYICKAYKGHPPKVCEGLARPPTPTVLEVAEAVNRVSYYDSGDIRLKPDEDGHAKIKKVVPDDDD; encoded by the exons ATGGCGGCCATCCGCCGATTCCGCCCTGCCCTCCTCCTCGCGGCGATcctcctgctcgccgccggcgctgtcGAGGGGAAGAAgggcgggaaggtggacgtgGCGCTCTACTACGAGTCGCTGTGCCCCTACTCGGCGATGTTCGTGGTGGGCAGCCTCGCCAAGGTCTTCAGGGATGgcctcctcgacgccgtcgacctCTCCCTCGTCCCCTACGGCAACGCCCGTGTCAAGGACGGCAAAATCTCCTGCCAG CATGGAAGCGAGGAGTGCTTCCTGAACACCGTGGAGGCTTGCGCCATCGATGCATGGCCggatttg AGAGTGCATTTCCGTTTCATCTACTGCGTGGAGGACCTGGTGGTGAACCACAAGCAACGGGAGTGGGAATCCTGCTTCGGGAAGCTCAACCTCGATCCCAAGCCTGTCACCGACTGCTACAAGGGCGAACGCGGCCACCAG CTCTCGCTCAAGTATGGAAGACAGACTGACGCTTTGCAGCCTCCCCACAAGTACGTTCCCTGGGTGGTCGTCGACGGTCAGCCGCTCTACGAG gattacGAGAACTTCGAGGCTTACATCTGCAAGGCCTACAAGGGCCATCCTCCCAAGGTGTGCGAGGGGCTGGCCCGTCCTCCGACTCCGACTGTGCTTGAGGTAGCGGAGGCAGTCAATAGAGTCAGCTATTACGACTCCGGTGATATCAGGCTTAAGCCTGATGAAGATGGCCACGCCAAGATCAAGAAGGTGGTTCCAGATGATGATGATTGA
- the LOC4332534 gene encoding uncharacterized protein isoform X2: MASTSAASSSSSKYAKHRRIGEEEEEEEEEAGEAEEELERFDDFTIASSWERFISEIEAICRQWLADGPNILTQKGAESVPSFDNLYVVKRELKHGKRVYCMEYHFMKSAKGKHSYWDDDTHSMQLSFGVYEFLIIAPLSASGVVLDDPESTKLLSSVAIALSNCGSNWPAFVPVHDPSRKAYIGIQNLGTVFTRRFEADRIGSQVPIRLMHLEGLHELFLSKFVLSSTDFPARVKVIFSMKLTYRTPEYDYYNEETLVSEANESIAESEVANHPKKQWDDDCSWAEWYSAEDPVKGFELTAIWGERVFEETLEMAEVENASSFDADRWLLHPIVSPYMVDDSIGKFVGFASQLQLLVKAFESSAEAQFLEDFVADTSGQENSKSTVTVPPPSVVDRVMKDLFNDEVGNSNYVEAENKYGRAMKGAPSDSLFAQFCLHALWFGNCHIRAIAVLWIDFVREIRWCWEESERLPRMKSTSSIDLCTCLIHQKLHMLAICIERKKSLSREKGTDHAHEDGISNSVAQNKTRKGSAGVVPSMMLLNTFQEMHAPYTQDALLMTEDMHEERLHAAEAFGNAVGLSGQLERDVLSSDMSAFKAANPDAVFEDFIRWHSPGDWVSEDGAEDSSGWPPKGRLSQRMSEHGNMWRKIWNDAPALPVSEQKFLLDPIREGEKVIHYLETLRPQQLLEQMVCTVFKSSADILNRTTYGGFKLMKTKMDQLYATLASTLKSLQGKSDISDLSDDLKRLCQVFEHIEKLLILATSVHRKLIDAPRLSQAIFADYFNYYLPKMGTSLESVCYEKEFTAKEKVGMHERDAVSNLFPPPTANQSWRKVLSMGNLLNGHEPIQREIVFSVIERISNGHYSSPTPLSTDEQIETHRMYISGTSNDLWVALSVTSWD, translated from the exons atggcttctacttccgccgcctcctcctcctcctccaagtaCGCGAAGCACCGGCGGAtcggggaggaagaggaggaggaggaggaggaagcggggGAGGCCGAAGAGGAG CTAGAGCGGTTTGACGATTTCACTATTGCTTCATCATGGGAGAG GTTTATATCTGAGATAGAGGCAATTTGCCGTCAATGGCTTGCTGATGGCCCAAATATCTTGACg CAAAAAGGTGCAGAGAGTGTGCCTTCCTTCGATAACTTGTATGTGGTCAAACGTGAATTGAAGCATGGGAAAAGAGTTTATTGTATGGAATATCATTTCATGAAATCTGCAAAAG GGAAACATTCATACTGGGACGATGATACACATAGTATGCAGCTCTCTTTTGGAGTATATGAGTTTCTG ATTATTGCTCCCTTGAGTGCCAGTGGTGTGGTGCTTGATGATCCTGAATCAACTAAGCTTTTGAGTTCAGTAGCAATTGCTCTGTCTAATTGTGGAAG CAATTGGCCAGCCTTTGTACCAGTGCATGACCCTTCACGTAAAGCATATATAGGAATCCAAAATTTGGGAACTGTATTTACTCGAAGATTTGAAGCTGATCGTATTGGTAGCCAGGTTCCGATACGACTCATGCATCTGGAGGGGTTACACGAGCTGTTTCTATCAAAATTT GTCCTATCCTCTACAGATTTTCCTGCAAGGGTAAAGGTAATCTTCTCCATGAAGCTTACCTACAGGACTCCTGAATATGATTACTATAACGAGGAAACTTTGGTGTCCGAAGCTAACGAGTCAATAGCAGAAAGCGAAGTTGCAAACCACCCAAAAAAACAATGGGATGATGATTGCTCTTGGGCAGAGTGGTATTCTGCTGAGGATCCAGTCAAAG GTTTTGAGTTGACTGCCATTTGGGGAGAGAGAGTGTTTGAAGAGACCCTTGAGATGGCTGAGGTGGAAAATGCTTCGTCATTTGATGCTGATCGTTGGCTTCTTCACCCAATTGTATCTCCATACAT GGTTGATGATTCTATTGGAAAGTTTGTGGGGTTTGCATCGCAGCTGCAACTTCTGGTAAAAGCATTTGAATCATCAGCAGAGGCACAGTTTTTGGAAGATTTTGTTGCAG ATACTTCAGGCCAGGAAAATTCAAAATCTACCGTCACTGTACCTCCACCATCTGTTGTTGATCGTGTTATGAAAGATCTTTTCAATGATG AGGTTGGGAACTCGAATTATGTGGAAGCAGAAAATAAGTATGGCCGCGCTATGAAAGGAGCACCTTCAGATTCACTCTTTGCCCAATTCTGTTTGCATGCTCTGTGGTTCGGCAACTGCCATATACGAG caATAGCAGTCCTGTGGATTGACTTTGTTCGTGAAATTCGTTGGTGCTGGGAGGAATCAGAGCGATTGCCGAGGATGAAGAGCACTTCTAGTATCGACCTCTGTACTTGTCTGATACACCAAAAGTTGCATATG CTTGCAATATGCATTGAGAGAAAGAAATCATTGAGTCGCGAGAAGGGTACTGATCATGCACATGAAGATGGTATTTCAAATAGCGTG GCACAAAATAAGACTCGTAAAGGATCAGCAGGTGTCGTCCCCTCAATGATGCTTCTGAATACATTTCAAGAAATGCATGCACCATATACTCAG GATGCACTTTTGATGACTGAAGATATGCATGAAGAAAGGCTCCATGCTGCTGAAGCTTTTGGCAATGCTGTT GGATTATCTGGTCAATTGGAACGAGATGTATTATCTTCTG ATATGTCTGCTTTTAAAGCTGCAAATCCAGATGCTGTTTTTGAAGATTTTATTCGGTGGCACTCTCCTGGTGACTGGGTGAGTGAGGACGGAGCAGAGGATTCTTCAGGTTGGCCACCCAAAGGAAGGCTTTCTCAGCGTATGTCTGAACATGGGAATATGTGGCGTAAAATCTGGAATGACGCTCCTGCTTTACCTGTCTCTGAACAGAAATTTCTGCTTGATCCTATTCGAGAGGGAGAAAAG GTAATTCATTACCTTGAAACTTTAAGACCACAGCAGCTCCTTGAGCAAATGGTCTGCACTGTGTTCAAATCGTCAGCAGACATACTGAACAGAACCACATATGGTGGCTTTAAATTAATGAAGACTAAAATGGATCAGCTATATGCTACGTTGGCTTCAACATTGAAGTCTCTCCAAG GTAAATCTGACATCAGTGATTTGTCTGATGACTTGAAGCGGCTTTGTCAAGTTTTCGAGCACATTGAGAAGTTACTTATTCTTGCTACTTCAGTCCACCGAAAACTTATTGATGCTCCACGTCTGTCTCAAGCAATTTTCGCTGACTACTTCAATTACTATCTACCAAAAATGGGCACTAGCTTGGAAAGTGTTTGCTATGAGAAG GAATTCACTGCTAAGGAAAAGGTGGGGATGCATGAGAGAGATGCTGTATCAAATCTGTTTCCTCCTCCAACTGCTAACCAATCATGGAGGAAAGTTTTGAGCATGGGAAATCTTTTAAACGGTCATGAACCCATACAAAGAGAAATTGTATTCTCTGTCATTGAAAGAATTAGCAATGGCCACTATTCGAGCCCAACCCCATTAAGTACAGATGAACAGATTGAGACACATCGGATGTATATATCTGGGACGTCCAATGATCTTTGGGTTGCATTATCTGTGACATCCTGGGATTGA